Proteins encoded within one genomic window of Alcanivorax sp. REN37:
- the ilvD gene encoding dihydroxy-acid dehydratase, with protein sequence MPEYRSRTSTHGRNMAGARALWRATGMKDDDFSKPIIAIANSFTQFVPGHVHLKDMGQLVAREIEAAGGVAKEFNTIAVDDGIAMGHDGMLYSLPSRDIIADSVEYMVNAHCADAIVCISNCDKITPGMLMAAMRLNIPVVFVSGGPMEAGKTRLGDTKLDLVDAMVMAADDSVDDETVAEIERSACPTCGSCSGMFTANSMNCLTEALGLALPGNGSLLATHADRRELFLEAGRLVVTLARRYYEQDDTSVLPRNVASFAAFENAMALDIAMGGSTNTVLHLLAAAQEGNVDFTMQDIDRLSRKVPCLSKVAPATQLYHMEDVHRAGGVMGILGELDRAGLLNRDTFTVHSPTMADALEKYDIMRTKDEAVLHMFSAGPAGIPTQTAFSQDTRWPSLDNDRANGCIRSKEHAYSQDGGLAVLFGNIAERGCIVKTAGVDDSILVFTGRARVFESQDSAVRAILGDQIVAGDVVVIRYEGPKGGPGMQEMLYPTSYLKSKGLGKACALLTDGRFSGGTSGLSIGHASPEAAEGGAIALVNEGDTLHIDIPQRIIRLEVSDEELAARRAQMEARGGLAWKPREMRTRQVSTALKAYAALATSADRGAVRDLSQIGIK encoded by the coding sequence ATGCCTGAGTACCGCTCCCGCACCTCTACCCACGGTCGCAACATGGCTGGCGCGCGTGCCCTGTGGCGCGCCACCGGCATGAAGGACGATGACTTCAGCAAGCCGATCATCGCCATTGCCAACTCCTTCACCCAGTTCGTGCCCGGCCACGTGCACCTGAAGGACATGGGCCAACTGGTGGCGCGGGAAATCGAAGCCGCCGGCGGCGTCGCCAAGGAATTCAACACCATCGCCGTGGACGACGGCATCGCCATGGGCCACGACGGCATGCTGTACTCGCTGCCGAGCCGCGACATCATTGCCGACTCGGTGGAGTACATGGTCAACGCCCACTGCGCTGATGCCATCGTCTGCATTTCCAACTGCGACAAAATCACCCCCGGCATGCTGATGGCTGCCATGCGCCTGAACATCCCGGTGGTGTTCGTTTCCGGTGGTCCGATGGAAGCCGGCAAGACCCGCCTCGGCGACACCAAGCTGGACCTGGTCGACGCCATGGTGATGGCCGCCGACGACAGCGTCGACGACGAGACCGTGGCCGAAATCGAGCGCAGCGCCTGCCCCACCTGTGGCAGCTGCTCCGGCATGTTTACCGCCAACTCCATGAACTGCCTCACCGAAGCGCTGGGTCTGGCGCTGCCGGGCAACGGCTCACTGCTGGCCACCCACGCCGACCGCCGCGAGCTGTTCCTGGAAGCCGGCCGCCTGGTAGTGACGCTGGCGCGCCGCTACTACGAGCAGGACGACACCTCGGTGCTGCCGCGCAACGTGGCCAGTTTTGCCGCGTTCGAGAACGCCATGGCGCTGGACATCGCCATGGGCGGTTCCACCAATACCGTGCTGCACCTGCTGGCTGCCGCGCAGGAAGGCAACGTTGATTTCACCATGCAGGACATCGACCGCTTGTCCCGCAAGGTGCCGTGCCTGTCCAAGGTTGCGCCCGCTACCCAGCTCTACCACATGGAAGATGTCCACCGCGCCGGCGGCGTGATGGGCATCCTCGGTGAGCTGGACCGCGCTGGCCTGCTCAACCGCGATACCTTCACCGTGCACAGCCCGACCATGGCCGACGCACTGGAAAAGTACGACATCATGCGCACCAAGGATGAAGCGGTGCTGCACATGTTCAGCGCCGGCCCGGCCGGCATCCCGACCCAGACCGCGTTCAGTCAGGACACCCGTTGGCCGTCGCTGGACAACGACCGCGCCAACGGCTGCATCCGCAGCAAAGAGCACGCCTACAGCCAAGACGGTGGTCTGGCAGTGCTGTTCGGCAACATCGCCGAGCGCGGCTGCATCGTGAAAACCGCCGGGGTGGATGACTCCATTTTGGTGTTCACCGGTCGCGCGCGGGTGTTCGAGAGCCAGGATTCCGCGGTGCGCGCCATCCTCGGCGACCAGATCGTCGCCGGCGACGTGGTGGTGATCCGCTATGAAGGCCCGAAAGGCGGCCCGGGCATGCAGGAGATGCTGTACCCGACCAGCTACCTGAAATCCAAGGGCCTGGGCAAAGCCTGTGCGCTGCTCACCGACGGTCGCTTCTCCGGCGGCACCTCCGGCCTGTCGATCGGCCACGCCTCGCCGGAAGCCGCCGAAGGCGGTGCCATCGCGCTGGTGAACGAGGGCGACACCCTCCACATCGATATTCCCCAGCGCATCATCCGGCTGGAGGTGTCCGACGAAGAGCTGGCCGCCCGCCGTGCACAGATGGAGGCCCGTGGCGGCTTGGCGTGGAAACCGCGCGAAATGCGCACCCGCCAAGTGTCCACCGCACTGAAAGCCTACGCGGCACTGGCCACCAGCGCCGACCGTGGCGCAGTGCGTGACCTGTCCCAGATCGGCATCAAGTAA
- the argA gene encoding amino-acid N-acetyltransferase, with protein MTTPPRDPAQDYVTWFRNSTPYINAHRGRTFVVMIAGEAIESGSIQHIVHDLALLNTLGVRLVLVHGARPQISARLTAQNIYTRFERHTRITDAAALAAALDAVGNIRLRIEGLFSMGLANSPMYNASLQVVSGNFVIAKPVGVRDGFDYQHTGEVRRVQVDAIRRQLDAGNLVLLSPIGCSPTGELFNMNSEEVASTAAIALKADKIIYLGTAPVLDANQQLVREITPQEAGQLLAKEVVQDADTERQLTAACHAASNGVARAHVLDFREDGALLRELFTRDGHGTMVTNESYETLRNAYIEDVGGILELIAPLEQAGVLVRRSRERLEAEIKRFTIAERDGMVVACAALYPLEDGRSGEVACFAVHPDYRGGGRGAKLLGHLEKRARAQGMRTLYVLSTQAMHWFQEQGFEPIDVDALPGERKSLYNYQRNSKVFAKPL; from the coding sequence ATGACCACCCCGCCCCGGGACCCGGCCCAGGATTACGTCACCTGGTTCCGCAACTCGACGCCGTACATCAACGCTCACCGCGGCCGCACCTTTGTGGTGATGATCGCCGGTGAAGCCATCGAGTCCGGCAGCATCCAGCACATCGTCCATGACCTGGCGTTGCTCAATACGCTTGGCGTGCGACTGGTGCTGGTCCACGGCGCGCGCCCGCAGATCAGTGCGCGGCTGACCGCCCAGAACATCTACACCCGCTTCGAGCGCCATACCCGCATCACCGATGCGGCGGCGCTGGCGGCGGCGTTGGATGCGGTGGGCAACATCCGCCTGCGCATCGAAGGGCTGTTCTCCATGGGGCTGGCCAATTCGCCGATGTACAACGCCAGCCTGCAGGTGGTGTCCGGCAACTTCGTCATCGCCAAACCGGTGGGCGTGCGCGACGGCTTCGATTACCAGCACACCGGCGAAGTGCGCCGGGTGCAGGTGGACGCCATCCGCCGCCAGCTGGACGCCGGCAATCTGGTGCTGCTGTCGCCGATCGGCTGCTCGCCCACCGGCGAGCTGTTCAACATGAATTCCGAGGAAGTGGCGTCCACGGCCGCCATCGCGCTGAAAGCGGACAAGATCATCTACCTCGGCACTGCGCCGGTGTTGGACGCCAACCAGCAATTGGTGCGCGAGATCACCCCGCAGGAAGCCGGCCAGTTGCTGGCCAAGGAAGTGGTGCAGGACGCCGACACCGAGCGTCAACTGACCGCCGCCTGCCATGCGGCCAGCAACGGCGTGGCGCGTGCCCATGTGCTGGATTTCCGCGAGGACGGCGCGCTGCTGCGTGAGCTGTTCACCCGCGACGGCCACGGCACGATGGTCACCAACGAAAGCTACGAGACGCTGCGCAATGCCTACATCGAGGACGTCGGCGGCATCCTCGAACTGATCGCGCCGTTGGAGCAAGCCGGGGTGCTGGTGCGCCGCTCCCGCGAGCGACTGGAAGCCGAGATCAAACGGTTCACCATCGCCGAACGGGACGGCATGGTGGTGGCCTGCGCCGCCCTCTATCCGCTGGAGGACGGCCGCAGCGGTGAAGTGGCCTGCTTCGCTGTGCACCCGGACTACCGTGGCGGTGGCCGCGGCGCCAAGCTGCTCGGCCATCTGGAAAAACGCGCCCGCGCCCAAGGCATGCGCACGCTCTATGTGCTGTCCACCCAGGCCATGCACTGGTTCCAGGAACAGGGCTTCGAGCCGATCGACGTGGACGCGCTGCCGGGCGAGCGCAAGAGCCTGTACAACTACCAGCGCAATTCCAAGGTGTTCGCCAAGCCACTGTAA